Proteins co-encoded in one Actinomadura luteofluorescens genomic window:
- a CDS encoding twin-arginine translocation signal domain-containing protein — translation MGDAKITRRQVIGAAAVGAVLAVTGGKDKDEEKKSPQQEAPRSGDSTTEQPKR, via the coding sequence ATGGGAGACGCCAAGATCACCCGGCGACAGGTCATCGGAGCAGCGGCTGTCGGGGCTGTGCTCGCAGTGACGGGTGGCAAGGACAAGGACGAAGAGAAGAAGAGCCCCCAGCAGGAGGCTCCTCGCTCTGGCGACTCCACCACGGAGCAGCCGAAGCGCTGA
- a CDS encoding glycosyltransferase family 2 protein: MPQKRDGKRDGKRDLPAVRADAMRVTVLIPAHNEAKQITETIASLRRQERPPDHIIVIADNCTDATAAFAQLCGVEIVGTRGNRHKKAGALNQVLDRLLPIFGPDDAIMVMDADSALDPGFIRHGVDHLATGRYAAVGGTFTGKPGGGAVGMFQRNEYARYARDVRRLQGKALVLTGTATIFRAATLQEVIAARRDRRLPGLPHVYDVRVLTEDNELTLAILHLGFRILCPKECTLTTEVMPTWRELAQQRLRWKRGALENLVDYGWTPVTRPYWGRQLLSLVGILVITAYLLSLTYSVIWLGGIQISPLWAGITVIFMVERVVTVRRRGPAQMAIAATIVVEMVFDVFLQIVQARAFWQAAWRKERKW; this comes from the coding sequence GTGCCGCAGAAGCGCGACGGGAAGCGCGACGGGAAGCGCGACCTGCCGGCCGTGCGCGCGGACGCGATGCGCGTGACCGTCCTGATCCCGGCGCACAACGAGGCCAAGCAGATCACCGAGACGATCGCCTCGCTGCGCCGCCAGGAGCGCCCCCCGGACCACATCATCGTGATCGCCGACAACTGCACCGACGCCACCGCCGCGTTCGCGCAGCTGTGCGGCGTCGAGATCGTCGGCACCCGCGGCAACAGGCACAAGAAGGCGGGCGCGCTGAACCAGGTCCTGGACCGGCTACTGCCGATCTTCGGCCCGGACGACGCGATCATGGTGATGGACGCCGACTCGGCGCTCGACCCCGGGTTCATCCGGCACGGCGTCGACCACCTCGCCACCGGCCGGTACGCCGCCGTCGGCGGCACCTTCACCGGCAAGCCGGGCGGCGGCGCCGTCGGCATGTTCCAGCGCAACGAGTACGCGCGCTACGCCCGCGACGTCCGGCGGCTGCAGGGCAAGGCCCTCGTCCTCACCGGCACCGCCACGATCTTCCGGGCCGCCACGCTCCAGGAAGTGATCGCCGCACGCCGGGACCGGCGCCTCCCAGGCCTGCCGCACGTCTACGACGTCCGCGTCCTGACCGAGGACAACGAGCTGACCCTCGCGATCCTCCACCTCGGCTTCCGCATCCTCTGCCCCAAGGAGTGCACGCTCACCACCGAGGTGATGCCGACGTGGCGCGAACTGGCCCAGCAGAGGCTCCGCTGGAAGCGCGGCGCGCTGGAGAACCTCGTCGACTACGGCTGGACGCCCGTCACCCGCCCCTACTGGGGACGGCAACTGCTCTCCCTCGTCGGCATCCTGGTGATCACCGCCTACCTGCTCTCGCTCACCTACTCGGTGATCTGGCTCGGCGGCATCCAGATCAGCCCGCTGTGGGCCGGCATCACAGTGATCTTCATGGTGGAGCGGGTGGTGACCGTCCGCCGGCGCGGCCCGGCGCAGATGGCGATCGCCGCCACCATCGTCGTCGAGATGGTCTTCGACGTCTTCCTCCAGATCGTCCAGGCGCGTGCGTTCTGGCAGGCCGCCTGGCGCAAAGAAAGGAAATGGTGA
- a CDS encoding cadmium resistance transporter, with product MDGIAGTISAACGMFAATNVDDLIVLTVLFLSGRATGSPRTWQIWAGQYTGIAALVLVSVVAALGLTIVPDAWIGLLGLIPLALGVRGLVAAVRSRGHDGPPAVASGLLPIAGVTIANGADNISAYTPVFRAIGPESTLVTVAVFAAGVALWCLAASWLGSHKKVIDLLDQHGRWLVPIAFITIGALIVLRSAPDLRHALGL from the coding sequence GTGGACGGAATCGCAGGCACGATCTCGGCCGCGTGCGGCATGTTCGCGGCGACGAACGTCGACGACCTCATCGTCCTGACGGTGCTCTTCCTTTCCGGACGCGCGACCGGCTCCCCCAGGACCTGGCAGATCTGGGCCGGCCAGTACACGGGCATCGCCGCCCTGGTCCTCGTCTCGGTGGTCGCCGCGCTGGGCCTGACGATCGTCCCGGACGCGTGGATCGGCCTGCTCGGCCTCATCCCGCTGGCACTGGGGGTCCGCGGTCTCGTCGCGGCCGTCCGTTCCCGCGGCCACGACGGCCCGCCCGCGGTGGCCTCGGGCCTGCTTCCGATCGCCGGCGTGACGATCGCCAACGGCGCCGACAACATCTCGGCCTACACCCCGGTCTTCCGCGCCATCGGCCCGGAGTCCACCCTCGTCACCGTCGCGGTCTTCGCCGCCGGCGTGGCCCTGTGGTGCCTGGCCGCGTCCTGGCTCGGCTCGCACAAGAAGGTCATCGACCTCCTCGACCAGCACGGCCGATGGCTGGTCCCGATCGCCTTCATCACCATCGGCGCCCTGATCGTCCTGCGGTCGGCCCCCGACCTCCGCCACGCCCTCGGCCTCTAA
- a CDS encoding class F sortase yields the protein MTPRSQRARVLAAVAVGASALLVAAFLAFHAFRADPATAAPPMPSPDASRPAEPATAAALKPAAPLRLEVPRIDVRTSLMKLAKNPDRTVETPPLSRAQEAGWYRLGAAPGSRGAAVIIGHVDSARGPAVFYRLGELRPGDRASVLRADGRTAVFRVDSVERFGKARFPTRRVYSDPGYAAIRLITCGGRFDRATGHYVDNVIAFGHLVRTEGTR from the coding sequence GTGACCCCTCGCAGTCAACGCGCGCGTGTCCTCGCCGCCGTCGCCGTGGGTGCGTCCGCCCTGCTCGTGGCCGCGTTCCTGGCCTTCCATGCCTTCCGCGCGGACCCGGCGACCGCCGCTCCGCCGATGCCGTCGCCCGACGCGTCCCGTCCGGCCGAACCCGCCACCGCGGCGGCCCTGAAGCCCGCGGCGCCGCTCCGCCTCGAAGTGCCGCGGATCGACGTCCGGACATCGCTCATGAAACTGGCCAAGAACCCGGACCGGACCGTCGAGACGCCCCCGCTGAGCCGCGCGCAGGAGGCCGGCTGGTACCGCCTCGGCGCCGCGCCCGGCAGCCGGGGCGCGGCCGTGATCATCGGACATGTGGACTCGGCGCGCGGCCCGGCCGTGTTCTACCGGCTCGGAGAGCTGCGCCCCGGCGACCGGGCGAGCGTCCTGCGCGCCGACGGCCGCACCGCCGTCTTCCGGGTCGACTCCGTCGAGAGGTTCGGCAAGGCCCGCTTCCCCACCCGCCGCGTCTACTCCGACCCCGGCTACGCGGCGATCCGCCTGATCACCTGCGGCGGGCGGTTCGACCGCGCCACCGGCCACTACGTCGACAACGTCATCGCCTTCGGCCACCTCGTGCGCACCGAAGGGACCCGCTGA
- a CDS encoding acyl-CoA dehydrogenase family protein gives MTNAPEADVFMVFARTGGPGSRGISTFLVEKGTDGLRVGPSDEKMGQRGAHTAEVFFDGVRVPADAMVGTEGTGFRTAMASLAHGRVSIAAVCVGLAQRILDETVAYAKERSQGGRTIGEYQLVQGLIADSQTELYAGRSMVLEAARAYDAGEDTKLGPSCAKYYCSEMVGRVADRAVQVYGGMGYMRGVAVERFYRDVRLFRIYEGTSQIQQLVIARDLLR, from the coding sequence ATCACCAACGCGCCCGAGGCCGACGTCTTCATGGTCTTCGCCAGGACGGGCGGCCCCGGCTCGCGCGGCATCTCCACCTTCCTCGTAGAGAAGGGCACGGACGGCCTGCGCGTCGGCCCGTCCGACGAGAAGATGGGCCAGCGCGGAGCCCACACGGCCGAGGTCTTCTTCGACGGCGTGCGCGTCCCCGCCGACGCCATGGTCGGGACGGAGGGGACGGGCTTCCGTACCGCGATGGCTTCGCTCGCCCATGGACGGGTAAGCATCGCCGCCGTCTGCGTGGGTCTCGCCCAAAGGATCCTGGACGAGACAGTCGCGTACGCGAAGGAACGCAGCCAGGGCGGCAGGACGATCGGCGAATACCAGCTCGTCCAAGGGCTCATCGCCGACTCGCAGACCGAGCTGTACGCGGGACGCTCGATGGTCCTGGAAGCGGCTCGCGCCTACGACGCGGGCGAGGACACCAAGCTCGGCCCGTCCTGCGCCAAGTACTACTGCTCGGAGATGGTCGGACGGGTCGCCGACCGCGCCGTCCAGGTCTACGGGGGCATGGGCTACATGCGCGGCGTCGCCGTCGAGCGCTTCTACCGCGACGTCCGTCTGTTCCGCATCTACGAGGGGACGAGCCAGATCCAGCAGCTCGTCATCGCCCGCGACCTGCTGCGCTGA
- a CDS encoding protein phosphatase 2C domain-containing protein, giving the protein MSVATPGRDNEDFVAAGPGWVVLLDGATAPQGVDSGCRHDPAWLVRRLGGRIAALLALEDGKPLPDLVAEAIKVTGEAHTDTCDLENPDSPSATVSLLRRRGAAVEWYVLADSPIVVDVGEIRVFRDDRVDHLPSYTLEGVRRSRNSPGGFWVASTRPEAAYEGLTGEVPVEGLRRAAVLSDGASRLVERFGRMEWGGLLRLLEEEGPRELVRRTRAAEAEAPAARGKRYDDATAVFVRFDP; this is encoded by the coding sequence GTGAGTGTGGCGACGCCGGGACGGGATAACGAGGACTTCGTGGCGGCCGGGCCCGGATGGGTGGTGCTGCTGGACGGCGCGACGGCGCCGCAGGGGGTGGACAGCGGGTGCCGCCACGATCCGGCGTGGCTGGTGCGCAGGCTCGGCGGTCGGATCGCGGCGCTGCTGGCGCTGGAGGACGGCAAGCCGCTGCCCGACCTGGTCGCCGAGGCGATCAAGGTGACCGGGGAGGCGCACACCGACACGTGCGACCTGGAGAATCCGGACAGCCCGTCCGCGACCGTGTCGCTGCTGCGCCGCCGCGGCGCGGCCGTGGAGTGGTACGTCCTCGCCGACTCGCCGATCGTGGTGGACGTCGGCGAGATCAGGGTCTTCCGGGACGACCGGGTCGACCATCTGCCGAGCTACACCCTGGAGGGCGTCCGGCGGTCGCGCAACAGTCCCGGCGGGTTCTGGGTGGCGAGCACCAGGCCGGAGGCCGCGTACGAGGGGCTGACCGGTGAGGTGCCGGTCGAGGGGCTGCGGCGGGCGGCGGTGCTGAGCGACGGCGCGTCCAGGCTCGTGGAGCGGTTCGGCCGGATGGAGTGGGGCGGCCTGCTCCGGCTCCTCGAGGAGGAGGGGCCGCGGGAACTGGTCAGGAGGACCAGGGCCGCGGAGGCGGAGGCGCCCGCGGCCCGCGGGAAGAGGTACGACGACGCCACCGCCGTCTTCGTCCGCTTCGATCCCTGA